The Xyrauchen texanus isolate HMW12.3.18 chromosome 19, RBS_HiC_50CHRs, whole genome shotgun sequence genome segment tgcttttttattccatcagttactcctggtcggaggccaCCGTAAATATTTCGTTTATATGTAgggtcctacctaagtttaatagtgcaacgctcaaatatttaatagtgtgtaaattgtgacttagtgcccatttacaccacaactaggctaagttgtaacttgcgcaaagctggtgcaaccggccccaggtgaACAAGCAAGCTAGCTTACAAATTACATAGCGCTAGGATAACAttattaatgttaaatattttccaAAGGTTAGCAGGTCtgcactcagtcacacacaccttTGTGCTATCCCTGTTAAGGCAGTATTTTAGAGGAAACACTGGTCATAATCTAACCAAAACTAGGACAATACtcatatttactgtatgtctgtctttaatttcttcattctgccaaaacaaaaaaaaaaacacttactacaGTACAGTAAAACCGTGGTAAATTTTCATAAGCGCTGATTTATAAACGATTCTCGTTACAAATCAGGGGAAATGTTTGCGCATCTTGCGGTCAAGTTAACgttataccgtaatttccggacaataagccgcaacttttttcccacgctttgaacctcgcggcttatacaatgacgcagctaatatatggatttttacccctttcaaattttataaaaaaaataaaatacaaaaaaaataacattctgtgacgtgctcagttttttggcggcgtgaagctttcattagaccaatgaaattgccgaacgggttaaggtcaaaacaactttttttgtttactgtttagattaaatcgagcgcgctcaaacttcccatcattctgattacggtagtaattttgtcaccctcaccatggcaaagacatggagaaacccatgtgatgctgctttcaagttgaaggcgattgatctggctgttggaaaaggaaatagagctgctgcacgggagcttggtcttaatgagtcgatgataagactttggaaacagcagcgtgaggaattgactcctAACTACTAACTAACTAGATTTAGTTGTGTTTAGTGCAAAAACACAACTAAATCTGaagctattcaactccgacaccgaaggagatgacttcagtggtttcatgtgcacaagaggaggaagatagtgaccaatgactttcttggtaggctactgtttactgcaaatgttttattacaagccgtgtgtggcagcgggggcgtggtcaagcgcccgtccgggagagaaaagctgtaagggcgcttacacctgcgctaaattatgtctaacaccggtgtctaatttcaagtgccctgcttcacgtgtgcttcttgggaaaactgtcacacgggcaccagtgtgacagttttcagcagggcacttgacgttccaggtaaggcttttaatgaccacagcaatgtttacaatcaatttgataaagtttctcaattcttctatgcgccaacactagactgacgtgtgtcactctctcagctctgtggctgctgcctttttatgccgctctccccatgcttactgaaattagacacaggtgttagacataattttgctcaggtgtgagcgcccttaccgattttctctcccggacgggcgcttgaccacgcccccgctgccacaccatgtttcgttaaagcctatttatttttgttacaagccgtgtttcgttaaagcctgagtaaagttcatttgtttcaatgtaccggtaggcacctgcggcttatagacaggtgcggcttatttatgttcaaaataatattttatttaaaaattagtgggtgcggcttatattcaggtgcgctcaatagtccggaaattacggtaagtggCACAAACTCACACAGTTTGTGAAGAGCAGCGGTGAAATGAGCCACTCTGAGATGGAAAACACCACGTGTGTGAGCACAGAACACGCGTCTGAACAATTCTGGAACTCTTCACTCTGGAACACACGGCGcctcaaaatatttaaaatcgcAGCACTTGCATAATAACTAAGCCATATAacgatttcaattttatttagatttattgttCAGCATTACTGGAGCATTTTATCATTTGCATGGCTGAATTTTGTCTTATCTGAGTGACCAtgaatgatggagtattttaaattaatcCATGCGATCACATCGACTCCAGAGGATTAAGTTAACTCAATTCAATATTTCAACTTTCCACATCCACCACAACCTGTTTACCTTAAAGAGTTAGAAGTACAGTGACTACTGTACTGGCCTTGCTTAAGAAATCAGTAAGACGGCAGGAGTGGAAGGGGAATCAAAACAGGATTTTATGTTGCTGTCGATTTGCAGTCTCTTATTAATGATATTATTGCTATTTGGGAAATGAACCCAGCGCTGTGATTGGTCGAACTCTTCTTTTGCTGTTGCTTGATTTGAGTACTGTGCGTGCAcacatgtgctacttaaagaaataatgaaaattttctcataatttactcaccctcctgccatctgtctatgactttctttcttcagaacacaaattaagatttttttgaagaatataaaaaagcacataaaagtaatacatacaactccagtggtttaatccatgagttCAGAAAGGATATgacaggtgtaggtgagaaacagatcaatatttatgaaaacattttgctagaaattcttctctctgcccagtaggtggcgatatgcatgaataatgtgaatgaccaaaaacacaagaagaaagtgaaagttaaagtggagattgactgagcaaggaggagaattaatagtaaaaaaggatttaaatattgatctgtttctcaccacatcatattgcttctaaagacatggactaaaccacttttatgctgatttatgtgatttgtggagcttcaatattttagcactgattcactttcattgtatggaccaaaagagccgagatactcttctaaaaattttaatttgtgaaagaaaaaagtcatacacatccaggatggcatgagggtgagtaaatgatgagagaatttttatttttgggagaaatatttatttttaagcacgatgtagcccctgtaccaaacaacatttcccatgcctgctctacctcctctattgtgcaggacatgacgtgtcAAGTGATCTTGcttatttagcattgttttgcattgcttgaacatgttttatgcacaacaataacgctctgtcgacattaagggaaatttagacccaacacatgaactgattttaatgtaattgtttcatacattacgatttaaaattgtgatcagtgtattgaaaataactttttaatttttactttctgttatcatgtctcccttctattttttggaatcaggttcatgtagtttatcatagataagtgatgtattttgaAAGTTGGCAtgcagtgttcattataatggggtaTAGGGTTTGCAACTCAGTAGTCAATACACataagtacttttaaatgagctactcctTTACTCTTGAGTagttttaggacagctacttttactctactcacactaaataTTTGggagaagtaacagtacttctacttgagtatgatttttcagtacacTTTCCACCCCTGTTCATCTGTGAGACTACTATGCTTTGGGGTAAGAATATGATGATACTGATATGAAAATTATCAATAAATAACCatttactgccattgccttgttaatatataaataaaaggtaaCTAGTATGAttacaactttttttaaatgtaatttaatccaattacaagtacttgatttttgttatctgattatgtaatccaaaTCACAGGGTTATTTGGGTTGGCCTGATTCCTCCCCAGAATATTACAATAGGTGAAGAGAAGAGGTGAAAAGAGATGAGAAAAGATGAGAAGTGAGACAATGATACAAGACGAGACGAGCCAAGAGACAACTTTACAGTTTCTCTTTAAACAATCCAttagaattttttattaaatgatccCCATCAGATTTTAGTATCACATTTTCTGTCATAAATAAAGAATTTATCTCTAGCAATCTATGGGAATTTCTAGGCTTAATTGGGCCACATTACATTTTGAgtggaattttatttatttcaataaagaCTAATGTAAAGgtgttttgcacaaaaaacagaCATGAATTAGTTTTCTTGACACTTTTCATTTAACCCTCTTTCTGACCCTTCAAATTAAACATGGCAGTTTTAGCTGTCACATGATAATGTGGGTCTGTGTAAACagctttatttgttttgtgtttttatttccaTTCTCTTTGGGGTCAGGCTCACCTGAGGCACTTTTGTGAGGGCAATGTTGGATGGTCTCTTTACCGGTGAGGTGTTAttctcctcttcctcatcctcaTCATCTGATTCCTTCACACCTAAAACAAACCAGAAAGATCACAGACATAAATGACTGTGGTTTCaagctgaaatattttatttatgtgcTACCAGTGAGAATTGTAACAATAATAGCTTTCAAAAAGATTTCCTGAATGGTCCCCCAAATGAGATGAAATGAGACAATAAGAGATGAAaaaagaagagacaagatgagatgagagAACAGAAGAGATGAGACGAGTAGAGACAAGATTATAAGGAAATTGAGATGAAACAAGAAGTGAAAATAGTTGAGAAAAGACAAAATGAGATATaagatgagaagagaagagagaaaagACAAGATGGGAAAAGGTTAGATGAGAAGAGAAGCAAGAATAGAGGAGAAAATATGAGAAGAGAGGACAGGAGAGAAGAGGACATACAGGAGAGTACAGGAGAGGAGAGGACAGACAGGAGAGGACAAACAGGACAGTACAGGAGAGGGGAGTACAGGACAGACCGGAGAGGACAGACAGGAGAGAAGAGGACAGGAGAGTACAGGAGAGGAGAGGACAGGGGAGGAGAGGACAGGGGAGGAGAGGACAGGGGaggagaggacaggagaggagagGACAGGGGaggagaggacaggagaggagagGACAGGAGAGGGGAGGACAGGGGAGGAGAGGACAGGAGAGCAGAGAGAGTACAGGAGAGGAGAGTACAGGAGAGGGGAGtaaaggaggagaagacaggagAGGGGAGGACAGACAGAAGAGGACaggagaggacagacagacagcagagtACAGGAGAGGAGAGTACAGCACAGCTTCATCCACAGTGGCAATGTCCTACGTCATAataacaaacaagtaaatacaaaaaatactcaCTGACGAAATGCTGACCGCTAATGTGGACCGGCCCCCCTCCTGACTGCAGGCGAAAAGACACAGGAGGCGTGACCTCGAACCCTCCCAGACTAAGCTACAGGGAACAGGCAGAAACACATGTTGTTATCAAACCTGAGTGGTGAATCTATTCATTATGAACTAAAGTTGAATGAGTAATTTCTGTAAATATGAATCAAATCCAATAAGATGAACTTACACAGCTTCATGCTGGCATGAACTTCGCAACAGTGAATAAATTCAAAAATTCAATATCATCTTATTTGGCTTCTGTTAAGGATACTATTTCATGGTCAGACAAGCAAGACTATGCATTCTTCACCAAGACTTAAGTTTTATGATCTTTCTCATTTATTAAGTTACACTCTCTTGCCAAGCATGCTTTATTAATTTTGCTTCAGCGCCAAAAGCCAATGACAAATGTTCGCATACCACAAACATGATATCCCCATCACAAAGGCTTTCAGCATTTAAACCTACAAACAAGATTTAATTTTTCCCAGAAACACTCCACAACTGGGACCCATCCTGATCACATCACTCTAGCATATATGAGACAGGCCTAAACAGCTAAACACAGACTCTATCAGAGCATAATTACACAATTCACAAAATATAAGCTGAAGCcaaaaattctgaatggacatTCCATAGCGCCAGGCAACGGCACTTGCACCCATGGAAACCATAAGTAAACAGCTGAAGGTGCGATGGTCTGGTTAATGTTTTAACTGAGAGCTATGAAACAGTTGTTGTTGTTACGTTGAATGGCGAGCAATCCCTCACTTCCAAAATAATCAGATTATCCGTTTCAACACAAATGCTGACTGATGAGTTAATTGTCTTCTGAGTAATCAAGACAAAACCTTGTAATTAGGGTTCAATTACTGGTCGACTCTTTTGGAGTTAGATATGCAGGGACGCATTCTAATTTGGGGATTACGGAATAAAATGAGGGAGTCCAAGATTTTACAGAGATGGTcgatatcacacacacaaacaaaatcaaaGGTCTTATAAGCATGGATGAAACCTCCACCATTCCCTAAAGACAATGAGAGCACAAAGTTTTGGGGTGGTTAAAACTCATTCGGCCCTATTCAAATTCCCTTTGCTGAAATCCCGCCCACTGTACTGATCAAACCAAAGGTTGGTATCTATCAGAAAACAAAAAGTTGTAAACCTTGCTTGACAGAACATTTTCAAAGGGTTCTTTGTAAACTTGCGGATACAAAACAGAGGCGAATATGTGCTTATGTCATGAAGAGCTTGTGCCCATGTCATGAAGAGCTTGTGCCCGCTGTCCTGATGATGCAACAAATGCCCAACCCTTTCCAAAAACACTCTGTCAATCACAACTTGACCAGCACAGCTGGAATTTTTATTAGACACATTCTTCACATACCATAAAAACACCCATAAAAGTCATCATTCCACAGTATAAACCCACATACAGCAACCAGATCAACTTCAAGGTGCAATTTTGAGCATCAGAATGATTTACACCtggaaaataataacaattattgtaGACTAGTATTATCACTGCAATATTCATTTCTCTAACAAGACATTTTAGAAATGTGCTCAATACAAACAAAAGGCAAAAAGAAACCTGTAGTCATAGGCTGATATactgtacactgatgagccaaaacattatgaccactcgtATTGTACTGTATCATATTGTATCGCACGATACGATGCTCACTATACAgtacaaaatgtataatatgatACATAAACGcattatagtgtaattaaaatCAAGCAGCGCAATACTGAGAGCTGTGGAACGGTCTCCTCCCGAGAGAGCACTCACAGGACAACAGATCAACATATCTACAGTACATAGGTGAGAAGATCAATGGCAAACAACGAGCTGATTTTACTGTAGTGGTACAGCTTGTCGAATCTGCGTCATGtcctaaaaattttgttttatttacacagACATCACCACGTTATTCAATGGATCTGTgaggcagaaacagcagcagtaaGTTTAACAGTCGCCTCTCACATGACATGCACAGCAAGACACTCATAAGTTATGAGTCATTTCTGACAACTTAAGAAAACCACGATTACATGAGACTTATAATTATCTGCCTTTGAATTTGAAATGTAAGCAGCTTTGAGAACAACACTTGCGCACATGTTATAAGCCGGTGATAATGCCTGTAAAGTTTACATCAAAAGTTAAACGGGGAAGAGGgcaaaaaaaatgtgtctgctgATCGGTTTTTGCTCAAGCtgctaaataatattggattatgaatgtttttttccttGCTACAGTCACTTCAGCTTGTTCACAGGGGGCTTTTAgacaaggcatgattttctataaagcggATTTGAAACTGTGTACTGTGAAAAGtgcaatacaaatataaatgtctAGAGTGTACACAAATTTATGttctcaagaaaaacatgaaaattgtcAGTTCATATTCGTTTTTctcaacaatcaaacaaaataaatacagtttaagTTACTTAGGGCTATCCCATCTGatccaaaccgacagaaggtctagtCTGGCACAAGtaacaatttttttaatgatggttacgggaggaatgtgcatcgaaccctgctgtgtatggggatGTGTAGTCGCAGACCGATCAGAGGGCCCAtcatgacccctgtccaccatcaaaagcacctacaatgggcacgcgtgcttggagcagtggaagaatgtcacctggtctgatgagtcccattttcttttacttcATGCGGACGTCCATGTACATGAGCGCCATGTACCTGGGGATGCACTGAGAGAAGAAGACAAGCCAGTGGATGGAGTGTTAAGATCTGGGCAAtgatctgctgggaaaccctgggaccaaccattcatgtggacgccaatttgacacgtgccacctacctaaacatcattacGGACCAGGTACACCACTTCATGGCAGTGGTATTCCTTGATGGCGATGgcaatggcctctttcagcaggataatgtgccccaccacactgcacacattgttcaggaatggtttgagcataatgaagagttcaaggtgttgccctggactCCAttttccccagatctcaattcgattgagcatctatgggatgtgctggacctaCAAATCTGATCCAGCGTGGCTCcatctcgcaacttacaggacttgaagaatctgctggtaatgtcttggtgccatatacaccaggacaccttcaggggtcttgtagagtccatgccttggcgggtCAGCACTATTTTCCAGCaagcggaggaccaacagcatattaggcaagttgtcataatgttttggccaaTCTGTGCAAATCAGCCAGGCCTGATTGCAATGTacttttgtatgtgtttgtgacagaattaaaattatatactggcagccaaaagtttggaataatttataaatgttgctcttatggaaagaaattggtactttcattcaccaaagtgtgaatgaaatgtatagtcaggacattaataatgtgaaaatttaaactacttcaaagagttctcattaaaaaatcctccacgagcagcaatgacagctttgcagatctttggtattctagctgtcagtttgaccagatactcaggtgacatttcaccccacgcttcctgtagcacttgccatagatgtgattGTTCTGttaggcacttctcacgcaccttacagtctagctgatcccacaaaagctcaatggggttaagatccataacactcttttccaactatctgttgtccaatgtctgtttctttgcccactctaaacttttctttttgtttttctgtttcaaaagtgtttttttctttgcagttcttcccataaggcctgcacccctgagtcttgtctttactattgtacatgaaactggtgttgagcgggtagaattcaatgaagctgtcagcggaggacatgtgagtcatctatttctcaaactagagactctgatgtacttatcctcttgtttagttgtacatctggtcttccacatctctttctgtccttgttagagccagttgtgctttgtctttgaagactgtagtgtacacctttgtatgaaatcttcaaaacTATGATTgaatgacgagtttctagagaaagctgtttcttttttgccgttTTTACCtaataagacatgccagtctattgcatactgtcgcaactcacaaacaaacacaaagacaatgttaagattaatttaatgaaccaaatatctttcagcagtgtttgatataatggcaagtgattttcttgtatcaaatgatcaatttagcatgattactcaaggataaggtgttggagtgatgtctagatttgatcaaaaaggacttttttcaaatagtgatgatgttttttacatcagtaatgtcctgaatatactttgtgatcagttgaattccactttggtgattTAAAGTACTGATTTccttcccatccatccatccatccatcgtcaatcgcttatcctgtgtacagggtcgcggggggctggagcctatcccagctaacattgggcgaaaggcgggggacaccctggacaggtcgccagtccatcgcagggctgaTTTCCTTCCCAACATAGATATATATAAAGATAATgttttttgttatgaaattaattgCAAAACGTTCTTGATTGGTTTGTTATTTTCAACTCCTTCTACCGTATGCTTCCGAAACTATTAGATGCTATTCTAGCAATTTTGGTAAAACCGTATCTGTCTTAGCAAGCTAGATAATATTACCTTGTTGATATAATTAGCAGAATTAACAACCGTACTCAAAATTCATAATGTTCAATAATACATCACAGAAATCCAAAAGTTTCACTTTATAAGACATACTGTACAAAAAGCATTTACCAGATCAGTGAATGTAAGATTTAGTGACAAGGCAGCACTGGCCCAATAGGCAGGCCCAGACTGAATCTGCATGCTCAGAACACCgcagatttccacagaattaCGCCATCTGTCTTTGATAAAAGTTCTGAGCATTCCCCAccccttgcatgtttgtttataaaatattttgactAATTTCATGATACTTTCAGCCAACAATCAGAGTGTAGTACTTTCTGCTCTGCAGATCCTGTCTGAAACTGCTAACAGGGTAAGTGGCAGTTCTGTCAAGCGGGCCGAAACTCTCTAACACTGGCCCCaggccatccttattgttgagccctgctgTCATTTCACTATTAATAGGACAAATAGCAGTAAAATACATGGtaactgtttactgtattaatgATTAGGCATATACAACTATTTACATTGAGCAAAACTTGAAAATTTTGTTCTTTCAGAAgatatgtattaaaaataaaggcaGTCTAGCACACTTACAGAAGGCAGAACAGATGGTTTCAATACAGCAAGGGTGATTTTGGTTGATTTCCCATCGTAAGTCAATCCCTCCATCTCTACCGTGTGAAATTTGTCCTCCGCCTCTGCACCCAAACACACCTGAGAACACAAgtgaggaagtgtgtgtgtgagagagtaaacTGCCTCTTTAATGTGAGTTTATGGGCAATCAAGATGATCATTTGCACAACAGCGATAAAcattcacaataaaataaatctttacaaACCATATTAGATCAACATAAAGAATCAGTCAGAGGAAAAACAGTAACTACAGACAGAATAGAACAGCaaacaaaatcatttaaaatgttcaataaTAGAACTTTAGAATGTTAtagaaaaaaaagctttttaaagTTAAACCCTTAATAAACTCTTGAAATTTAGAATAGAATAATATAGATGAAAAGAGAAtagaatttaaaacattaatagaATGTTACCCTCTAGGACTAAAGAATAGCACACTTTAAGATGTCTGCAACCCCACCTAGGCCAACGGGACCGGAGAACTCGACGGGTTTGGATCAtattttcaagtaggacttcgggttTGGGTCGGGATCGGGTttgtaataaatgaaaaaaaaaaagaaaaacagcccACCTAACTTGTTTCGTGCACGCACGCTCACTCACAGATGCAACGTGTATTTGCGTGTGTTTGTTCGGATTTCCCACAGTTTTTCTATGCAAACACACGCTGGAAAATGTCTTTGAATGTTGTGccatgtctcgctgtttcttcagggTCTCGCGTAGGACCGGCACTGTTTAAAGTCTGTcccaagttaaaaagaacttaaaattttcaaaaatgcatgttgagacacctgcgctctgtttCTTTCTTTGCACTGCGTCTAGATAATGTTTTTTagtcacaaagattcaacgttctgaacaagttcgggtttcattttaaggcccgtgcagtcCTCTAGTACACGTAAGTTAGCAAAGAACAGAATATATAACATTAATAAAATGTTACAATGTAGAGTTAATGAACAGAATAATATTGATTAGCAGAGAATACAATTTCAAACATTAATAGAATGTTACACTCTGGAATTTACGACAAGAACAATATTGAAAAAGAATAGACTTGAAAAGGTTAATAGAATGTTAAACTCTAGAACTTGAGAATAGAGTAGCATAGATTAGAACACAATAACATTTAAAAGGTAAGCACTCTAAAATTTAAGAAAAGAATGCAGATTCAAACAAAATTAGAATTTTAAACAATCATAGAATGTTTCAGTCTAgaatttaagaaaataataatatagacTGGAACACTAGAAGTTAAAATGCCAATAGAATGTTGTGCTttagaatttaaaaataaatgtatactgaTTAGCGGATTCATTTCAAACATTACTAGAATGTTACACTCTGGAACATAGAAAtagaaaaatacatattaaaaaagAACAGAATTGAAAATATTTATAGAAAATTAGACTATAgaacataaaaatagaaaatatttatagaacattagaatagaataatatagattaaaaaaagaacataattgaaaatatttatacaaaatTAGACTATAGAACATAAAAAtagaattatataaattaaaaacgaacataaatgaaaatatttatagaACATTAGACTATAGAACATTAGAATAGAATAATGTAGgttaaaaaaagaacagaattgaatatatttataaaacattagAATATAAAACATTAGAATAGAATACAGATTGGAACAGGACAGAATGATGAGTTAAAGAATTCAATAGAAAGCACAAAATAGAATGACACTGACACTATATATTCAATAAAATCTTCAGATATTTCATGACTGCATCTTTCTGTATCGCTCGTGCAGTATTTAAACTAATCCATGCAGAACTGGACATCTGTGCAAATGAGTAACTTTAGTGATACATTCATGAAATCCTCCTCACCGCTTTGAGTGACAGCTGATGTTCagcctcatcatcatcatccacctCAACTTTGTGCTCTTTCTTCTCTGCTTTCAGAGAGCAAcctacaaaagaaaacaaaaaaagtcaaaatgttaGAGAAATCCGCCTGTATATAAACAATCCAATATGCTACACAATAATATAATGTACTAAAACTGTAGATACTATATTACAGCAAACGAGAGAGAAAAACATACATCTATGTTCCTCCtcgtctaaatatatatttttaaataataataataacaacaacagcaactgAGCACACGCTGAACATTAGCTTTAGGCTACAAAGGCAAAGTAAAGGCATGCGGCTAACTGCATTAGCCTGCACAGTTCTCTTTTATATGCTGAAATAATTCAGCAAACGCGTGTCAAATGATTGCATTTAACGCTTTAGCGCAAATATATATGATTATGCAACGTGTGGTTTTATTTTAGCTCACCAAATAAATACATCTGAGGTCGACTGAGGTCTTTAATGTTGTCCTCCATTTTTGCGCCAGTAATGGTGCATGTT includes the following:
- the npm1b gene encoding nucleophosmin 1b, with the protein product MEDNIKDLSRPQMYLFGCSLKAEKKEHKVEVDDDDEAEHQLSLKAVCLGAEAEDKFHTVEMEGLTYDGKSTKITLAVLKPSVLPSLSLGGFEVTPPVSFRLQSGGGPVHISGQHFVSVKESDDEDEEEENNTSPVKRPSNIALTKVPQKKLKMDSDEEDSDEDDEDEDDEDEEDEEEEKRVEKSPGKAPQKAPEKKKSADKQNGSPDKKAGTAGKPQSQAPQKVKDKSAAGPSGKAPSAPSLSEVKNKLSSAVKEGKSLPKTEQKFENYAKSSFRISDKQVIKDLWNFLQSLKK